The Papaver somniferum cultivar HN1 chromosome 6, ASM357369v1, whole genome shotgun sequence genome segment gatgatgtccatattcaaattcagatcgatactcattgtattggcttctgccataccagttcgacattcttaattgcaagggaattctacacaatcacaaaaagGATGattcgaccaaatcaaacctactgatttctagcaaacaaaaagcatgatggctccacttagattgtttctagaccagcttctaatccttcgaaagggaattcgttacaatttaagcaaacccctctggaatcaatccgagtcaaagtaagttgaattgaggcgagggaagcttagtggagctttgatacccaaggcctcaccgctatcacaaggcggcgcagtcacgcattcaactcacagaaaccatcatgaacttcgaaatatgctaaaagagtaaccaatatttttcgaacgactttcctactaagctcgttaccctatcggtctcattcaaatcaaattttaagctcgggttcgcgttaggtttcgtttacctaaggcgagaaagaagggaacgatgatgaaatccgaacccttatcttatatggccagttcttgctctttactaggaaattaaagcagccggttcagtcctcaacatataatcaccttaaggcagacagtaaacccgctgacaggagattcgcgggtgtttagaagtttacctcccctaccagacgggcgaagaatcgttgtagtcgactcgggccactgactccggtgtcagtgtgcgaacccgaggggccgagacgatattgtaatcgtcgtccttccctgcaaacagtttatatttaatttagttttttttatataacccttccatagggtttaaaattaaaataaattgtccaaagtccagtccgatgaaaagaaatacaaaaaaaaataataataataattacaaaaaaataaaatggaaagtctcttaaaaaaaataaaaaaaataaataaataattctctctctttttttcctctcttttttctttttttttttgctttgtcttttttccttctcttttagctttaagctttgattccaaggtctttagtatccaacttcaaacctgtaatacaaagacacaaccaaagagacgtaaaaagaacaaatggaataataaaaaataataaaaatctaaaaattctacctaagcacaaatccgcatcggcggcgccaaaatgataatattttttgatgatgttgtagtaatgaggttcaaactctcggacttgtgaagattaaatttaaagatttgataaaattatatatacaaaaatattaacaatgggtgcgagaggtaaccaagacactagattccactattatgcaaaattgaatgataaatatttcaaaactctattcaattcttaagtcctcttttatctttaattcactatcaatcatacagattctcaaacactatttgtaaaccttaagcatagattatcaagagattaaaccaaccataacctatcaaactgaataacaaataattaagacaatcattcaaataatttaaaactctgcaaaagaagcgattaggtgaattatataattaaatgaaatagttacccatttatgttgcgtgaatagcttcctccattgccttggttacgagggaattagccgctcatcatgttggaaaacctctcaaaatatttcattgatgctcaaaaatggtttacaaatgatgagaatatgagaaatacaataaaaccgggtttgtaacaattatatttgttacaaaccagagaactacgaccctcagtgacaaaataagactgctgcagttgtgtcgcaaacgctgtagcaaataagtctgcctgatgtacgacccacaggtgtgagtcgttattactgtagaaaaacgactgttggtgcaggtccgttcttcgtgttcttcatgttcttcagcagcagcagcagcagaaaccgagtttgggaaaactcgaatttcttcttctctggctctccttggcccctcagactctcgacaccctttctactcaaccccaacaacctatttatagccaacagacccatcgaatctcgctcattcactccatataattctctttaactcgacagtaaagaaaatatttctgggaatattttctttcctgtttcatcttctcacgcattttcaagcctccaaactaccatatttaactcattcacgctccaacaggctgtgagggtcttccatgcacgcacaagacacgttgaatcttctccaaatcacgtgaaacccgtgatatacacgaacttccctgttttcagcccgtgaattgtttagatgattctagccaattttggtcaaaccaaacgcccacagtgtgtttaataggccatatcacaattATCTACcaaaatcatccattgaatctccctataacacgttcAGCAATTCGattaaaaatatgcagaagtgttctccattttcccgccagaaacaaaattcaaatggagaagatgacctccccctaatcctgtactggggtgcgaatagcagattccttttggggtgacctggggtgccccttagtaattgaggtgccccttatccaacggtgagagtccgaataacacgtgtcctccggggcttttaccaactttttgagccgaattttccaaaaaatgttcattttccaaaggtgcctacaaacacataaaacaccaaaattagtacaaactcgagtgctaacaatatatagtattgagatcaaattaaatacaaaaatgtgtctatcatggatTCATTTTTAGAACTCCATTAATTTCAATTTGCTTAACTGGTTCTTGTATATCACCATTCACATAACCATATAAATCAGTTGAAATCAATATTAATTCCATCTGATCACGTCATAATAAGAATTTTTTTGGACCTCATATTGTAGAAACAAAATTTGAGATGTTGGTGAATGGAAAAGTAAAATCAGAAGAATTACCCATCTGGGCAGCGGAATTTGAATTAGTACCCATATCCTTTATTATTTTATAAGCGATTGTTGTAGATGACATAAACTGAATCCATAAAAAATTTGAATAAAGATTGTTGAATAATCAAATCTTGATTTGAATATGATTGAAAAATTATTGACAATAGGTATTGAATCGTGAAAAAGATATTAAGAAAAGATGTTTGATTATTGTTTATGTGTTCAAAAGATTATTGAAAAAGATTGTTGCAGGTTTTGATTTATGGCTCAGGATCAGCTGTCTGATACCATGAGAAACATATGATATATTATTATTGAGGAAAGTATTTCAGATAATCTTCTGAAAGAGTATTACAAAGTATTCAAGGACAATTATTTTTTGTCATAACAAGACTAGGAAGCTGATACAACATTGGCTTGTTGACTTGACACACTTACATATATCTAATAGAATCAACTATGGAATGCGTACCGCATTCAAGTCACAAATACAAATAGAATTCTTGCTGGctttgcgaaaaataaataacaactttGTAATGGATGTGTATAGATAAAAAAGGGCACAACTGAGTGGGAAAGGGTAGCAAGCGAGGCTGCAAGGACAATCCCGGGAAGAGAAAATGGAGGAAACTGCGACATTAAAAATCTTAGCAGAGGCTCAAAAATATATTTACCTGTATTTGTGGAAGGTGCAAATCTTAGTACTGGTGACATGCATTTTTCTCAGGGTGATGGTGAAGTTTCATTCTGCGGAGCAATCGAAATGAGTGGATTCTTAGAACTCAAGTACATCTCTAATTTTCCCCCTTTCCATTACTAATCAATGAAACCTGATATACCCAATGCTCTATATTTTTACTGGAAAATGCGGTTTGTTATGTACGTTTCTTCTAGCTAGAACTATTTTTTCCTGTTGTCAGGTGCGAAATTATTAGGAATGGAATGAAAGAATATCTAACACCCATGGGACCAACTCCACTTCATGTAAACCCGATTTTCGAGATAGGTCCAATGGAACCTCGATTCTCAGAATGGTTAGTATTTGAAGGCATTAGTGTTGATGAAAGTGGAAGACAACATTACCTCGACACAACTGTATCATATAAACGTGCGGTGCTCAATGCAATTGATTACCTCTCCAAATTTGGATACTCCAAAGAACAGGTCTAAACTagtgaaaatatatatacaaaaaaatctaTATTCTTACTTATAGTTCCAACATCTAACTTTAAGATAGAATTTGTCATGTGATTTCAGATGTATCTTTTACTATCATGTTGCCCTTGTGAAGGAAGAATTTCAGGAATCGTCGACGCACCTAATGCTGTTGCTACTCTTTCAATTCCAACAACTATTTTTGATCAGGTAACCAGCTTCTTGCCACTTTACAATACCAAATTACGCCAACGTGTCTAACTATCCATCATCTTTAATATTTGTTGAACACTTGAGTCAATGTTACTGAATACTTCTGTTGACATGCAGGATATCCGTCCTAAATCAAGCAAAGTACCGGCAGGACCCCGGTTAGTCAGGAAGCCGGACGTCTTGAGATGCAGTTACGATGGAAACTTGCCAGTCACAAAGAACCCCGGTGGTGCGACATAATTTAATCTATGGATCATCTCAATTAAAAAAGCACACTTGTGTGGTTTTGTTTCTCAAATAATCCATACTTATAGTTATTAGTACTTATTCCTGTTGTGTAAATGTATGTACACTGAATTTCCCGATGTTGTTGTACCCGTAAATAAACCATAATTCTAATATATAATGCACCGATCCTAAAAAAGTCCATAATTGCCAAGCAACCAGAAGTAAATTGCTTTTTGCTTTTCTCATAGCGGTCAATATTTTGCAGAGTGTAGCTAAAGAACTCCCATATCTAACACGTAAACATGACAATACAATAATCACAACTATCTATAAAACGTGGCAATTGCTCCATTGCCACCCACAAAGCAGGGACAATCATAGACCTGAATGCCGTGTGTATCTCAATACCGATTAACAAGATGAATTaactttttttatatataattaattcattttgttaaaaaaaaagattaacaAGGTGAATtaatctgtttttattttttttattattcataTTTTCCCTTaaaattcatctttttttttaattcatcttgttaattttttttttgaattcatcttgtttatcttgttAACTcatcttgttaatattttttttcttaattcatcttgttaatcttcttttttgataattgattcatcttgttaatcttttttttttctcttttggtaTAATTAATTCCCTCTTGCGAgatgattatgattttttttgaggTCATCTGATAAAATTAAAGTGCAAAATATCGTGTATACACTAGTACAAGAGCCTTGGTCTTGCTATGGCCTGGGATACATCTTTACGGTAGGATATCACCAGAAGCTTACAGGGACATCTAGATCATGAAACACTTTCAACGTACAGACTGAGTTTTAATCACCCCTGGCAAactaaaaagagaaaaagaatgaAGCAGAAATTGGCCGAACTCTACAGTCCATGACTATGTCCAATGAATTATAGAGTCCAAGTCTATGCCAAACAAATTCTATACGAGAGAATATGTTCAAGGACCAAGAAGAGTCATGGATGTGATGGTACAAAATTTGACTGGAACTCCATTAATATGAGCTACCTGAATTTACGACAAAAGGTAATTCCTACATACAATGTTTCAACAGGTCATAGTATGAAACATGTACTAAATTTACTACGgacaataataaaatatttacaaaCTCAACAGTATTAGAGCTACAAAAAAATTAAcagatataaaaataaaaatacaaacaaatTAGCCTTGGCTCTTGAATACAAAATCACCAACCAATCTAACAATCTAGTTATTACAATCCCCAACCAACTGACGTTGATTCGGTAAGACTATACGATCTAGTTTGAGCTGCCCTCCTAGATGTTGCTGTCTCAAAAGCATCGGCAACCTCAAAACGTTAGCCCAAAGATACAAAGAATAGACTTACATCTCTCAAACATAAGGAAAATATAAAGTGCATCTCCAATCAAAGCAAATAAGCTATACCTGCATTTTAGATGCGAAACCGACTTGGCCAACTTACTCGATATTTTCAAAAACTACCATATCAATGAACTTTAGTCATCCACTTAGCTATGTGACACCCAATATTATATGCACAAGTCAAAATAGTCAAGTTAACCCTCAACATACAGAAAAAATTCTGAGcactactgttagagcactgctcggtcgaactcgcaagcgttgctatcgcaagcttgtttgtcaagtttaggttttaaaactataagtattgatttctagtctacttatagctatgtctcggattaggatagaatgtgtagttgagctttagacttcacagcgtttgtcgattgaagacgaagatctactaaggggagcttggaggaacgtcatcaacaaaaggtatgtggagacttaaactcatctatcactcagaagtctactatattctatctcctattcagACTAAttcatatagctatataaactttacattatacacatttgatatttcgagctgagtttaactcgcttatatctttctcgaaatatgcgttggaaagatttttctttaactacgttcatcgtcatacttgacgagtttagttggaaacaatttatttgttggaaactaaataatgagtcaaaataagATCAAGcgaaatcgccttgtaacatcttacatgatttgtctgagacattcatttgatgtagactcggaatgtttcgtattgatcattcgatcacttggaaaTTACTTATTATTCAATGGTTTGTGTTagacaactattgtcatcttccaaggatgtttgaatgattgaaatgagagtttggaacaataaaccattgtctggatatgacacagtatgcataccgtatgcaaactgttgtaagaatgattcaggtccggcaaccaagtatgcatacccgtatgcgaacggttttaactgttaaagttcgcgaaccaagtttgcgtacccgtttgcaaactgtttcacctgagttcggtctggaacgacagtatgcatacccgtttgcaaaagtcagaaaagatcaaagtccggaactatagtttgcatacccgtttgcaaactgagttggtctaagttctaaaatcggttaagtaatttcatactcatgaacaaatacatttacaaattaaggaatgcaatgtttgcaaaccgtggctaaaatattcatgatctgattcttttgaatcaatccgatttttctttaattgtgtcttgtatacttctacgataatataaacaattgaacaactctatgagtaacacaattaaattcatttgGTTATCATTTGATctggaagtgttaagatgaatgaggttattacaaaagtgttcatatggctaactttagttaactattattgaaccaactcaatatacacgtttagataaggttacccatatctaaattaaagtatatttcatttgtgtgtaacaagctaagaccatctaacggtggagagatatttctttggttttaagcaaatttagattgaatcttaaatcaggttttcatctaaaggtgaatattgatagCTTTGTTTCAAagatatcaaaccctaattttaagactatagaagggagaactctagcaactggaaaacctaatccccacacctcatgtgcgatactagttccgactagagtcgattctcctttaacctaggttttccctaaaaccattataggtaaacgacttaaagacttcattgggattctgaagccggaTCCAActtttttctctgtagttgcatgttctgat includes the following:
- the LOC113288582 gene encoding uncharacterized protein LOC113288582 isoform X1 gives rise to the protein MAPCTPRLIAPIDLKKKPWEQDPPLHNRWHPDIPSVSEVKVGELFRIEMVDWTGGEVQDNLSAMDVKSIDLSTVHYLSGPIRVVDMEGVPAMPGDLLAVEICNLGPLPGDEWGYTATFDRENGGGFLTDHFPCATKAIWYFEGIYTYSPQIPGVRFPGLTHPGIIGTAPSMELLNIWNKREKQLVENGLDSFKLCEVLHSRPLANLPTPKGCILGKIKKGTTEWERVASEAARTIPGRENGGNCDIKNLSRGSKIYLPVFVEGANLSTGDMHFSQGDGEVSFCGAIEMSGFLELKCEIIRNGMKEYLTPMGPTPLHVNPIFEIGPMEPRFSEWLVFEGISVDESGRQHYLDTTVSYKRAVLNAIDYLSKFGYSKEQMYLLLSCCPCEGRISGIVDAPNAVATLSIPTTIFDQDIRPKSSKVPAGPRLVRKPDVLRCSYDGNLPVTKNPGGAT
- the LOC113288582 gene encoding uncharacterized protein LOC113288582 isoform X2, producing MNGIGPRLVVAIDLKKRPWEQAQPLHNRWHPDIPSVAEVNQGQVFRVEMVDASGGTITHSYDAEDIKHVQLSIVHYLSGPIRVVDMEGVPAMPGDLLAVEICNLGPLPGDEWGYTATFDRENGGGFLTDHFPCATKAIWYFEGIYTYSPQIPGVRFPGLTHPGIIGTAPSMELLNIWNKREKQLVENGLDSFKLCEVLHSRPLANLPTPKGCILGKIKKGTTEWERVASEAARTIPGRENGGNCDIKNLSRGSKIYLPVFVEGANLSTGDMHFSQGDGEVSFCGAIEMSGFLELKCEIIRNGMKEYLTPMGPTPLHVNPIFEIGPMEPRFSEWLVFEGISVDESGRQHYLDTTVSYKRAVLNAIDYLSKFGYSKEQMYLLLSCCPCEGRISGIVDAPNAVATLSIPTTIFDQDIRPKSSKVPAGPRLVRKPDVLRCSYDGNLPVTKNPGGAT
- the LOC113288582 gene encoding uncharacterized protein LOC113288582 isoform X3, yielding MVDWTGGEVQDNLSAMDVKSIDLSTVHYLSGPIRVVDMEGVPAMPGDLLAVEICNLGPLPGDEWGYTATFDRENGGGFLTDHFPCATKAIWYFEGIYTYSPQIPGVRFPGLTHPGIIGTAPSMELLNIWNKREKQLVENGLDSFKLCEVLHSRPLANLPTPKGCILGKIKKGTTEWERVASEAARTIPGRENGGNCDIKNLSRGSKIYLPVFVEGANLSTGDMHFSQGDGEVSFCGAIEMSGFLELKCEIIRNGMKEYLTPMGPTPLHVNPIFEIGPMEPRFSEWLVFEGISVDESGRQHYLDTTVSYKRAVLNAIDYLSKFGYSKEQMYLLLSCCPCEGRISGIVDAPNAVATLSIPTTIFDQDIRPKSSKVPAGPRLVRKPDVLRCSYDGNLPVTKNPGGAT